The Vibrio aphrogenes genomic interval TGTAGTATAGGTAGGTTGTGCTATGTCGGTATTAGTTAAAGAGTCTGTTATTCCGGGAAGCTCTCGTTATTTAGGGCTTGTGCTCGGACCTTTAGTGTTGATTTTTACTTTAGTCTTTCCGGTTCCTTTTGAAGGAATGACTGAGTCAGCTTGGCGAATGATAGGTTTAGCGACCTTTATGGCCATTTGGTGGGTTACGGAAGCCGCCCCGATCCCTGTGACTTCCTTTTTACCGATGATTTTATCGCCTCTTTTAGGGACGGCAGACATTAAAGCCGCGACGGCACCTTATGCTAACCCACTTATTTTTCTGTTCTTGGGTGGCTTTATGCTATCGATTGCGATGGAGAAATGGAATTTACATAAACGTATTGCGTTGATTGCGATGTTAGCCGTTGGCAATAAGCCGGCTCACCAAGTGGGTGGCTTGATGCTGGTCACCGCATTTCTTTCTATGTGGATGAGTAATACGGCTACCGCGGTAATGATGCTACCTATCGGTATGTCGATCATTGGTATTGTGTGTGGTGAAAAACGCGATAAAAACCCAGAGTTCGCAAGTGCGTTATTATTGGGTATCGCTTACGCTGCTAGTATTGGTGGGCTGGCGACCTTAATTGGTACACCACCTAATGCGCTATTAGCGGCTTATTTATCCACTACCTATCATATTGAATTGGGCTTTGGTCAATGGATGTTAGTGGGTTTGCCATTGACGATTGTTATGTTGGCGATTACTTGGGTGTGGCTAACCAAAATCTCCTATAAATTGCCAAATACTCAATCGGGTGATGCAAAAGGTTTATTAAAAGAGCAGTTGCATTCATTGGGCCATTTAAGCAAAGGAGAAAAATGGGTCGCAGTGGTTTTTGTTGGTGCGGCAGTGAGCTGGATCATTCGACCATTATTAGCCAAATGGACCGGCTTGCCGATTAACGATACCAGTATTGCTATTTTCGCAGCGCTATTGCTGTTTATTATTCCGGTCAATGTTAAGAAACAAGAGTTCGTGCTTGATTGGGAAAGCACCAAAAATCTGCCATGGGGAGTGTTATTGCTGTTTGGTGGTGGTTTGAGCTTAGCGGCACAAATTAAATCATCTGGCTTGGCGGACTTTATTGGTCAAAGTTTAAGTGCGACTAATGGCATGCCGATTCTCGTGGTAATGTTGATCGTGACGGCGGCGATTATTTTCTTAACGGAAGTGACCAGTAACACTGCGACGGCAGCGGGCTTCTTGCCTTTGCTTGGTCCTATTGCTGTGGCGATGGGCGCGCATCCTGCGATGTTAGCGATCCCTGCTGCTTTAGCCGCAAGCTGTGCCTTTATGATGCCTGTGGCAACTCCACCAAACAGTATTGTGTTTGCTTCGGGGCAACTGAAAATTAAAGAAATGATCCGTGCGGGTTTTGTTCTGAACGTGATTGGTATTTTCATTATCACTGCGTTGAGTTACACCTTAGCCGCGTGGGTGTTTGGGATGTAAGGGAACGATCAGCGAGCGCTGCGCTTCTAGGGTGCTACGCTGCTCGTGATTCAATAAAAGCGTTATAAAACAGAAAAAAAGCTGAGAAATGTTAACGGTTCTCAGCTTTTTTCTTTTTCAAGACACGAGCAACGAGAAACGGAGTGTTCGAGTTACGCTTTATGTTTTTTCAAATATTCCACACTCTCTTCCTTCCCCATATATTTCGCGAGCGTTCGTTGTGGCACGCTACGCAGATCCACCACGATTAAACCATCAAGGGCCTCATTGAAGTTCTTATCGACATTAAAGCTGATTAGTTTGCCGTTGAGATTTAGGTATTGTTTTAATAATACCGGCAGGCTTTTTTGACCTAAGCGAGTTAACACCTTCGATAAAAGCTGAATATCCGCAAGAGAGGACAACATATCGGCACGCCAAAAGGTGTTGGGGGTCTTTTTTAATGGGTTAGTTGCTTTGACCAAGTTCGCACTGTCTTGGTCAAAATGGTGCCTCTCTAAGGTCGATACCATCAATTCCCTAGCGGTCGGACTGTATTCACTGCTGATACTGACTGGGCCAAATAAATGGGTGTAATGTGGATGGCGAGCGGCATAAGTAGCGATGCCTTTCCACAATAACATTAAGGCGGTTAAGCTGCGTTGATAAGGCAGGTCAATCACAGAGCGTCCCATTTCTATGGCATGACCAAACTGGGCTATCAGTTTTTCGTCATATTCAAATAAGGTACGTGAATAGAGCCCTTTTACCCCTTTATCTTGAACAATACGGTCAGTTAACCCTAAGCGGTAAGCACCGACTAAGCATTGTGCTTCATTATCCCAAATAAACAGATGTTGATAAGAGTCATCAAATTCATCGATATCACAGGCTTTACCTGTGCCTTCATTGACTAAGCGAAAGTTGCGTTCGCGAATTCGTCCAATTTCTTGCATGAGATGTGGGATGGCTTGAGATGGGGTGCAATAGACCTCAAATTGTTTGAAGGTGAGTAAATGAGCGGCACTTGGGAGACTTTGAATCTCTTGTTGTAGTTGATCGCGCGGGATCGGTTCGATCATAGGATCATGCTGTGGCAAGGTCGGTGGTTGGTGTTCTGCTCTTGGGGCAAGCAAATAAGTGTTTAACCTTAAATAATCGACAAGCTGTTGTTCACTAGATAAGCTTGCAAACTCCTTACGATCAATCACTTCACCTATGGAAATATCAATTATCTGCTGGCTTTTGTTGAGCATCTCACGACCTAACAAGGCGGTGCGTAAGTAAGGGTGAACTTTGCCAGCCCAATAAAAGGATTTGCTGTTATGGCCATGAATATAAATAGAGAGCGCATTGGCGTTACTGCGCTTGAGTAACTTAGCCACCGAGCGGCTCCAAGGTTTATCGTTTAATTGGCCGTGTTGATCAAAGGTAGAGACTTCGCCGGCAGGAAATACCAACAATACGCCGCCGCTTTGTAAGTGTTGTACCCCTTGTCGCAGTGCTTTGATGTTTTCACTAATGGCATTTTTTCCTTCAAACACATCGACACTAATAAATAATGGTGCAAGTTCTGGTACTCGTTTGAGGTATTGATTGGCTAAGATTTTGACATCACGGCGTACCTTGAGCAGCATTTCAGCCAAGATCACCCCTTCCACCGCACCAAGAGGGTGATTTGCCACAATCACTAAAGGGCCGTGGTTAGGAATGTCAGCCAAGGTGCCCGATGAAAGACGATAATGAATATTGAGTTTATCTAAGGTATGGCGCAAAAAGACTTTACTATCTAAGGTCTTAGGACGTTGTTGATAATACGAGTCGAGGGTACTTAATCCCGTGATTTTTTCGGCTGCACGTTCCAGTAAGCCAAAAGGGGTGACATTGGGTAAACGAAAAGGACTGGTTTGCATCATTCGCTCCTACTTCAATACTCATTTCAATTTACACCGCCGATCTTGCAGTTTTTTGACAGTATTTATCCCGTCTATATAGAGAGCCATCATAGAGGGAGGCATGTCACTAAATCACATGGAGTGAAAGCGGCGGTGATGTATTGAAAGCTTAATTTGAGAGCTAAAATCTAAGCGAAACTTCGTGTATACTCTGCTTTTATGTATAAATAACCAGTAGATGACGATGGATCCTTCTTTATTACTCGACGGTCTTAACGACAGACAACGTGAAGCGGTTGCCGCTCCATTGGAAAACTTACTTGTGCTGGCGGGCGCAGGTAGTGGCAAAACCCGCGTATTGGTGCATCGCATTGCTTGGTTATTGACGGTGGAGCAAGCTTCGCCGTTTTCGATCATGTCAGTGACCTTTACCAACAAGGCTGCCAAAGAAATGCGTGGTCGTATTGAAGAGCTGATGATGGGGACTTCATCGGGTATGTGGAATGGGACTTTCCACGGTATTTGTCATCGTATTTTGCGCGCGCATTATATGGACGCTAAATTACCTGAAGATTTCCAAATTCTCGATTCCGAAGACCAAATTCGCTTATTGCGTCGTTTGATCAAAGCGCAAAACCTCGATGAAAAGCAGTATCCGGCCAAGCAAGCAAGCTGGTGGATTAACGCTAAAAAAGATGAAGGCTTACGCCCTAGCCATATCGATACTTATCACGACCCAGTTGCCAAAACCTATTTGCAAATTTACCAAGCGTATCAAGAGGCCTGTGACCGTGCTGGCTTGGTGGATTTCGCCGAAATTTTACTGCGTTGCCATGAGTTATTGCGCGATAAAGTGCATGTACGTGAACATTATCAAGCACGCTTTAAACATATCTTGGTGGACGAATTTCAAGATACCAACAACATTCAATACGCTTGGTTACGCATGATGGCGGGGCCGGATGCACATGTGATGATTGTCGGTGATGATGATCAGTCAATTTATGGCTGGCGTGGCGCACAAATTGAAAACATTCAAAAATTCTTACGTGAATTTCCGGGAGCGCACACCATTCGTTTGGAGCAAAACTACCGTTCCACCAAAAATATCCTTAATGCTGCCAATGAGCTGATCAGCAATAATACTGAGCGTATGGGGAAAGATTTGTGGACCGATGGCCAAGATGGCGAACCGATTTCATTGTATTCCGCTTATAACGATTTGGATGAAGCCCGGTTTGCGGTTAATAAGATTAAAGAATGGCATGAAAAAGGCACACCGCTGGTCGATTGTGCGATGTTGTACCGTAATAACGCCCAATCGCGGGTTTTGGAAGAGGCCTTAATTCAAGCGCGTCTTCCGTATCGCATTTATGGCGGGATGCGCTTCTTCGAACGTCAAGAAATCAAAGATGCGCTGGGCTATCTGCGGCTAATGAACAACCGTAATGATGATGCAGCGTTTGAGCGTATAGTGAACACCCCAACGCGTGGTTTAGGCGAAAAAACCCTAGAAACCATTCGCATGACGGCTCGTGATCGCGGTACTACCTTATGGCAAGCCGGAGTTCAATTAATTGAAGAAAAAGTCCTTTCTGGTCGGGCTGCAAGTTCCTTTAGTCGTTTTATCGAATTAATCAATGCCTTAGAAGATGACACTTTTGATTTAGCGCTGCACGAGCAGTTTGATCAGGTGATCAAATCATCGGGCTTGTTTACTATGTACGAGATGGAAAAAGGCGAAAAATCCAAAGCACGCATTGAAAACTTGGAAGAACTGGTGACAGCAGCGCGTCAGTTTGAAAAGCCAGAAGAAGCTGATGACATGAGTATGCTGTCGGCGTTTTTATCGCACGCGGCATTAGAGGCTGGTGAAGGTCAAGCGGATGAGTTTACCGATGCGGTGCAACTGATGACACTACACAGCGCCAAAGGATTGGAATTCCCATTAGTGTTTATGGTGGGGGTAGAAGAGGGCATGTTCCCAAATCAAATGTCGGCAGAAGATGCGGCGCGTTTAGAAGAAGAACGCCGTTTGTGTTATGTCGGCATGACCCGAGCGATGGAAAAACTCTACATCACTTATGCAGAAATGCGCCGTGTGTATGGGCAAGATAAATACCATAAACCGTCGCGTTTTATTCGTGAAATTCCAGAAAGCTGTGTTGATGAAGTGCGAATGAAGGCGCAAGTCAGTCGTCCGGTGACGTCTGGTCGCTTTGCGGCGAGTGCGGTGAAAGACAACTTTAACAGTACCGGCTACTCCTTAGGACAACGGGTCAAACATGCCAAATTTGGTGAAGGGACGATCATCAACTTTGAAGGCAGCGGTGCTCAAAGTCGAGTTCAGGTCGCCTTTAATGGTGAAGGGATCAAATGGCTGGTCACTGAGTATGCACGCTTAGAAAAACTATAGTGATTGAACATCAAAAGTCTGAAGAGGCAAGACGTGGATAAGAATTACGCAAAATTGGTGAACTCAGCAGCATGGGCAGCCATGATCATTGCCACGGTGCTGCTGGTGGTGAAATTGATTGCTTGGTGGCAAACCAACTCCGTCAGTTTATTGGCTTCTTTAGTTGATTCATTGTTGGATATGGCGGCCTCATTGACCAATTTATTGGTGGTGCGTTATGCCACTCAACCGGCGGATAAAGAGCATCAATTTGGGCATGGTAAAGCAGAATCTTTGGCGGCGCTGGCTCAGGCGATGTTTATTTCTGGTTCGGCCTGTTTCTTACTATTAAACGGGGTTGATCGCTTCTTCCGACCGCAAGCTTTAGTTTCGCCAGAGCTTGGGGTATGGGTCAGTGGCTTTGCTATCTTGATGACATCGAGCTTAGTGTTATTTCAAAAGCACGTGGTTCGTAAAACTGGTAGTCAAGCCATTGCGGCCGATTCATTGCATTATCAAACCGATTTATTCATGAATATTGCGATCATGATTGCGCTGGTCTTAAGTTGGTATGGCTTGAAACAAGCGGATGCGGTATTTGCGATGGGAATTGGGGTATATATTTTGTACAGCGCTTACCAAATGGCGCATGAAGCGATTCAGTCATTGTTGGATCGTCAACTACCCCAAGAAGAGGTGGAAGCCATTTCAAATGCCTGTATTTCGGTAGAAGGAGTATTAGGCGCGCACGATTTACGCACTCGCATGTCAGGGCCGGTGCGTTTTATTCAAGTTCATATTGAGTTAGATGACCATTTGCCGTTACTTAAAGCACACCAAATTAGTGATGCGGTGGAAGCGAAATTGTATGCGTTATTCCCACATTCTGATGTAATCATTCACCAAGATCCGATTTCAGTAGTTCCAAGTGCAAAAGAGCAGCCAGTAAATTGATGAATTAATGACAAATCCGATTAGCCGAATGGGCGGATATCACGTAAAATTATGTGACTTGGCGCATTAAAATAAAGACAAACCGCTGGCTATTGTCTATCTTATGGACAGGTAAAATGCAATGCAAAGTGATATGAATCAACATCATTAAGCGACAAACTTGTATATTACGTTGAGTGCCTATGAATTTTATAATCTTTATTGCTGACCGCCTTTGTGCGAGCAATCATCAACAAGATGAATCAGCGAGGATTTTGGATTGAACCATTCATTCAGTATTAGGCTAGAAAGAGAATGGCCAGTGTCGATGGTTGAACAAAAGAATTTCATTTTAATATTTTTAGAGGGTAATCATGGTTAAGAAGATCGGTGTTTTAACAAGTGGTGGTGATGCACCAGGTATGAATGCTGCGATTCGTGGTGTGGTACGTACTGCGTTAAGCAAAGGCATTGAGGTATGTGGTATCTACGATGGTTACCTTGGCCTCTATGAAGGAAAAATTAAGCAATTAGATCGTTCAAGCGTTTCTGATGTGATCAACCGTGGTGGTACTTTCTTAGGTTCAGCTCGTTTCCCTGAGTTTAGAGATGAAGCCGTACGCGCTAAAGCGATTGAAAACCTAAAAGAACACGGTATTGATGCCTTAGTTGTGATCGGTGGTGACGGTTCTTACATGGGTGCTAAGAAGCTGACTGAAATGGGTTTCCCATGCATCGGTTTACCAGGCACGATTGATAACGATATTGCTGGTACCGATTACACTATTGGTTACTTTACAGCATTGAATACTGTTATTGATGCGATTGACCGTCTGCGTGATACTTCAACGTCTCACCAACGTATTTCTATCGTTGAGATCATGGGTCGTCACTGTGGTGATTTAACATTAATGTCAGCGATTGCTGGTGGTTGTGAGTACATCATTACCCCTGAACATAAGCTGAATAAAGAAGAATTGATCAAGAGCGTTAAAGCGGGTATCGAAAAAGGCAAAAAACACGCCATTATTGCGCTTGCTGAATTGATTACAGATGCTAATGAATTAGCGAAAGATATCGAAGCTGCAACCGGTCGTGAAACGCGTGCGACAGTATTAGGCCACATTCAACGTGGTGGTTGTCCAACAGCGTTTGACCGTATTCTTGCTTCTCGTATGGGTAACTATGCCGTTCACCTATTATTAGAAGGCCATGGTGGTCGTTGTGTTGGTATTCAACGTGAGCAATTAGTTCACCATGATATCATTGATGCTATCGAGAACATGAAGCGTCCACTTCATGAAGAGTTATACTCAGTCGCTGAAGAGTTGTTCTAACTTTTCCGAGACGAAAGCTTATAAAACCGCTGGTCATGCTATGCCAGCGGTTTTTTTATGTGTGCAAAAAACAAAAGACTGGCACTAGGCCAGTCTTTGCTATTTTTTCGAGCTTTCGAGCTTTCGAGCTTTCAGCGTCGAATAACGAATTATTACGCTTTTGCTTCTGCTGCTGCTTTCGCGATCGCTGCAAAGCTTTTCGCGTCAAGTGCTGCACCACCAACTAGAGCACCATCGATGTCTGGTTGTGCAAAGTAAGCTGCTGCGTTTTCTGGTTTAACCGAGCCGCCGTATTGGATAACAACGTTTTTCGCCACTTCTTCAGATTTCTCTGCGATGTGAGCGCGGATTTGTGCGTGAGTGCGTTGTGCATCATCAGCAGTTGCAGCTTTACCAGTACCGATAGCCCAGATTGGTTCATAAGCGATAATCGCACCATTTAGAGCATCAACACCAAGAAGGTTGATTACAGCATCGATTTGACGAGCACAAACAGCAACAGTTTCGCCTGCTTCGTTTTGCGCTTCAGATTCACCAATACAAAGAACAGGAGTTAGACCATTTTCTTTTAGGAAAGCGAATTTTTTAGCGATAAATTCGTCTGATTCGTTGTGGTATTCACGACGCTCAGAGTGACCGATGATGATGTGAGTCGCACCGAATTCTTTTAGCATCGCTGGAGACATATCACCAGTAAATGCACCACTGTTGTGTAGGTCAGTGTTTTGAGCACCAAGAATGATGGCACTGCCTGCTTCAGTCAGAGTGCGCTCTGCAAGATCAACGAACAGTGCTGGTGGAGCGACTGCAACGTCGACGCCAGTTACGCCTTCAAGTTCAGCATTTAGACCAGTTAGCAAATCAACAACCATTTCTTTGCTGCCGTTTAGTTTCCAGTTACCCATTACTACAGGTTGACGCATAGGATATTCTCCAATTCGATTAAATTAAAATTAAGATCCAACGATCTTAAATGGCTACCAAGGAATATAACAGATTAATGTGATGAGATCATGATTCTCATCATGCCTAAACGATCAATAATATCGAGTAGTGCACGGCTTTTTGCGGTGTTTTATAGCAAATTGGCTAGTCGCTGTTTTTCTCTCGAATAAAACGTAGCCAATGGAAAGGGAGAAGTCTAACGCTCACTGAGATTTTTTATTGTTATCTAATGGGAAAGATTAGATAGTGTAGGCTGTTTTGTTTTTTTGCTATACAAGGATGCTATATGCCCAATGTCGTCATGGAATATTCGAACTCAATTGAAGAACGGATCAATACCCAAGCCTTACTCGAAGACTTACATCAAGTGACGATTCAAAGTGGTTTGTTTGAGATTCAAGACGTTAAATCAAGAACATTACGCACGCATCATTGGTTGGTTGGCGACCTTGATAATGAGGTTGATTTTATTCATATCACAGTGGAATTATTAGATGGTCGGACGGATGAGCAGAAATTAGCCCTTGCTCAATCATTGATGGCAACACTGCAAGCAAAAGCGTCTTTTGTGGCCAGCTTGACGGTGAATATTCGCGATATGGATAGAAAGTGTTTTCAAAAAGTGACCAATTTAAGCAGTCATTAAAGGAGAGAGAATGACAATAAAACAATGGTTATTTTCTTTTCAAGGACGGATTTCTCGTCAGCGTTTTTGGATGTGGAACCTGTTTTACTATTTGGTCATGATGGGGCTGATAGGGATCGGCGCTCAAAATATCTCAAGCCATTATACCGAGTTGGTGATTCTTATAGCCAGTGCAGCTTTATTATTTCCCGATTTAGCGGTCACGGCTAAGCGCTGGCATGATCGCAACAAATCTAATCGTTGGCTATTGATGCACGTCCCATTAGTGCTTGGGCGCTTAATGGTGCCAACAGAAGCCGCTGCTACGTCAAGCTCTTCTAGCGTACAACTGGTGGTATCGCTATTGGCATTAATTTGTGGGATTTGGATGCTGATTGAGTGTGGTTTCATGAAAGGCACTCAGGGTGAGAATCAATATGGTGCGGAGCCAGAGTAAAGGAAGATGAGCAAATGTAAAAAGGCAGCCAAGGAGCTGCTTTTTTGTAACTGGAGCCGTTGTTATAAGTCGAGCCGTATTATAAGTGCAGGGTAATTTTATAACGACAACGATGCGCCCCTTGTATGATGTGCTCTTGGCGTTGAATATCGCATTCATCTTTAAATAAGGTTTGAAAGATATTGAGCTCCGAGCGACACAATTGTGGGCATTGTTTGGCAGCAAAGCAAATAGGACAATGATTTTCCGTTAAAAAATAGCCAGTTGCAGTGACTTCTAATTCTGCCATGTAACCGTCTTGTTCTCTTAACTGAACTAACGCACGCAATCTTTCTTCTGTCGTGTGGAAGTGAGAAAGGTATTGCTGGTAACGACGTAAAATTTTTGCTTCACGTTGAGCGGTGATCTGCTCAATGCCAGGAAGGCCAAAGACCTCATCAATAGAAGTAAGAATATCGATGCTTAAATCTTGGTGGCGGTCAATGAATTGGTTGTGGCCTAATTGGGTGAGTGACCAATGGCGAGCCGGGCGTCCGACTTTCATTTTGATATCATTAAAACTAATCAACCCTTCATTTTCGAGCATTTGTAGGTGCTGGCGAGCTCCCATTGTCGTGATCGATAAATGCTCAGCTAACTGACGTGCCGTGATTTGGCCTTCACGTTTTATTATGTCGAGAATTTTATCGCTGGTTTTCATGGATTCGCCTTGTTGCTATCGAAAAGTGGCTATAGAAATAAGAGCCAAAGTGATGGCACTCTTATGGCTATGATGGCTGAAAAAATTAATAAAGCAAACACTTAACATAGTCTAATTCTTAACAAGGGTAGCTTATCAAAGTGACGGATATAAAAAACGCAACTCGAAAGTTGCGTTAATTTTGAAGCATTCAGTGGCTTATAAAAGGTGATCTTTTACATCGTCATCTTTACGCTCAAGGTAGTGGATTGACTTAATGCGACGAATAGTACGGCTCTTTCCTCGAATCACTAAGGTTTCCGTGGTCGCGATATTACCTTTGCGAGTGATCCCTTCTAATAAGTCACCTTTGGTAATTCCGGTTGCGGCAAATACTACGTTATCACTGTGCGCCATATCGTCCATTTTTAAGACGACGTTTGCGTGTACACCCATTTCTGCGCAACGCTTCAGTTCCAGTTCACCATGGATACGGTTTTCTTCACTGTCGCCTTTTACTTCATGACGTGGCAATAAACGACCTTGCATATCACCATCAAGCGCACGGATCACAGCAGCAGAAACCACACCTTCAGGGGCACCACCGATACAGTACATCATGTCAACTTCACTATCCGGCATGCAAGTTAAAATAGAGGCTGCAACATCACCATCTGGCACAGCAAAAACGCGCGCGCCCATGTTTTGGATATTGGCAATCACTTGATCGTGACGTGGTTTGGCTAAAGTGATGACTGTTAATTCATGTAGTGGTTTATTTAATGCTTTAGCCACATTGCGGATGTTTTCTTCTACGGATTTGTTGAGATCGATACAACCTTTTGCGCCTGGGCCAACTACCAGTTTTTCCATGTACATATCCGGTGCTTTTAGGAAGCTGCCTTTTTCACCCGCGGCTAATACTGCGAGGGCATTCGATTGACCCATTGCAGTCATTCGAGTTCCTTCAATCGGATCAACAGCGATATCTACGGCATCTCCACCTAGGCCAACTTGCTCGCCAATATACAGCATCGGCGCTTCATCAATTTCACCTTCACCGATGACGATTTCACCGCTGATTTCAGTTTTATTCAGTAGGGTACGCATCACGGCTACTGCGGCTCCATCAGCGGCATTTTTATCGCCTCGGCCTAACCATTTATATCCGGCAAGCGCAGCACCTTCTGTCACTCGA includes:
- the glpX gene encoding class II fructose-bisphosphatase, translated to MKRDLALAFSRVTEGAALAGYKWLGRGDKNAADGAAVAVMRTLLNKTEISGEIVIGEGEIDEAPMLYIGEQVGLGGDAVDIAVDPIEGTRMTAMGQSNALAVLAAGEKGSFLKAPDMYMEKLVVGPGAKGCIDLNKSVEENIRNVAKALNKPLHELTVITLAKPRHDQVIANIQNMGARVFAVPDGDVAASILTCMPDSEVDMMYCIGGAPEGVVSAAVIRALDGDMQGRLLPRHEVKGDSEENRIHGELELKRCAEMGVHANVVLKMDDMAHSDNVVFAATGITKGDLLEGITRKGNIATTETLVIRGKSRTIRRIKSIHYLERKDDDVKDHLL